CCTCAGTGGTGTTCGGACTGATGCATCTGGACGGATGGAGCATCATGAAGTTTCCGGACACTTTCATCTCCGGGATGCTCTTCGGCTACGTGTATATCCAGTACGGCGTCCATGCGACCATAGTGATGCATTCGTCCTTCGATCTCATCTCGTGCTTCGATGTATTCTTCGATGGGGCAGGCACTATCCCGCTGATGGTGATGTGCGTGCTCGGAACGGTTCTCGCGACCAGGTCGCTCTTCAAAATGAGATCCTACGTCCCGAAGAACAGTCTGAACGAGCCGTTCGAAGGAAGTCTCAGGGAGATGTGGGAGCGGGACTGAAGCGGTTGACCGACAATCCCCAGCACAGAGGCTTTAATACCCCAGACAGCACTGTTTCACAGGTTAACCATGTTCTTCGAGAGGGAAAAGGTCGATTCTTTCGAATGCTTCAGCCTGAAGATTTCTGCCATGCGCTCCGCATTTCTTTACGAGGCCGTCTGCGAAGGTCAGGAGGTTTCCATTACAGTGAGCAACCCTTATGTTTCGGAAGATGAAGAAGGATACTCGATAGCCAAGTTCAAGCAGGAAACTGGATCGTTCATAGACCTTCTGAATGAATGCAACTTGATGGATTGGGACGGTTTTCAAGGCAAACACCCTTACGGAGTCAAGGACGGGGTCATGTTCTCCATGTCAGCAGTGGTCAACGAAGGAAGGAGAATACGCGCAAGCGGTTCGGAGAATTTTCCCAAAGGGTACCATGAGCTAGAAAAAGCCCTGTATCAGATGATGAGGGACAGCCAGAATCCCGATATAAATCATTGAATTGATTAGGGCAAATAATTTTGCTCTAATCTGCCCTAATCAATTACCGATAAACAAAGACCCTCAACAATTAAAGATTCTGACCTTGATGCCTTCCTGATGAAATACGAGCTGGTAGAACTGAAAGAAACCATGATTGCTGGATTCGTAGCCCGTACCAGCAATTCCTCACCTGACATGGGAGCCGTCATCGGAGGAACCTGGAAAAAGCTGTTCTCGGAAGGAGGATACTCTTCGATACCTAACAAGACCACCGGCAAAACGATGGGGATCTACACCGATTATGAAGGCGACGAGCACGGAGAATACACGTTCATGGCTGGATGCGCCGTGGATGGAGATGTTCCTGACGGCTTCGATGTGCGCACGCTTCCCGCTGGAAAGTATGCGAAGTTCGTCGTCATCGGCAACATGATGACGGCGGTAGGCGAATTCTGGAAGGAGCTGTGGAAAATGGGCCTCGATCGCACATTCGTCTTCGATTTCGAGGAGTACCAGAACGCTGACCCCGACAATTGCGAGATCCACATCTATATCGGCGTGAAGGGATGAGATTTGCCGTCCGACGCCTCGACCCTGGAGTCCGTCAAGGAGATTCTGCCGGAGATTACTTCGCGCAAAATGATGGGGGAATATCTTCTCTACAAGGACAGGGTGCTGTTCGGCGGGATCTACGACAACAGGCTGCTTCTGAAGATCACCAAGTCTTCCGCCACGATGCTGGCCGATTTCCCCTCGGACTTCCCTTACGAGGGCGGAGGAGAGATGATACTCTTCCCACAACCGTACGACGGTGAGCTTCTGAGGAACGTCGTTGATGCCATGGTCGAGGAGCTGCCCAGACGCAAGCGATCGCTTCGTCGGACAGCATCCCTTGTTCATGTAAGATGCATGTATTGCACCCGTCCAGAAGATAAAAGTACAGAATAATCCGATTCTCAACCATGTACAGATACGAGCATTGCTGCAGCAACATCTGTTGCGGATACTGCTGGACCGATTCCCAGATGTATGCCGGAGTCTGCCCCAAGTGCGGATTCGGATGCGTCAAGGACCGCCAGATCGGAGAATTCTGAAACTTGTTCTGCTCCGGGGCGATCTAGCACCGCTCCGAGCGATTGATTCGATCGAGTCCATACCTGAAAGCTTCGACATGACGGAGTATGGATCTATACATTGCTATCCTCTACACGACATCCATGTCGTCGATAGTGCTGCGGCCGGGGCTGGACCTGAACCCTGTATTCGGGCATGCGTCCTTCATCGCCGCCTTCATCCGCCTCCCGGTGTTCGTCATTCGACCGGCTGAGGAACGCTGACAAGAAAGAGGCAGCATGAGCCCCATCAATCGTCTATCCTCTTGACCACTCTGGCCGGCACTCCGGCGACGAGGGTGCGGGGCGGAACGTCGTGTGTGACCACAGCACCTGCGGCTACGATGGAGTCGTGTCCGATGGTGACTCCCCTCAGAATCGTGGCGTGGGAGCCCACCCAGACGTTGCTTTCCAGGACAATCTCAGAAGCCATGACATCGTGGCGATGGTCCGGATCCATGTCATGGTCAATGGTGGCGAACACGACCTGATGACCGATCTGGCACCCGTCACCTATGCGTACTCCGCCCTGGTCCTGGAAACAGCATCCGGAATTGATGAATACCCCTTCCCCAAGTGTTATGTTCTTACCGAAATCTGCATAGATCGGAGGGAACAGCATGAACCTCTCGGGCATCTCTTTGCCGATCAGACGGCCCATGAGGGCCCTCAGCTCCTCCTGGTCGTGATATCCCGAATTGATCTCGGCGGTGACCTTCTGAGCCTTCGCCGCATAAGTATCCAGCAGCTTGAAAATGGGGTCGTCGTATGATATCTTCTCGCCGGCGGCGAACTTGTCCAGTAGCACATTCAGAGAAGGGTCCGACATGCCTCCCGATATAGTTTGAAGCTTATTATCTGTAACGAAAGGAGAAGGAGGCGAGG
The sequence above is drawn from the Candidatus Methanomethylophilaceae archaeon genome and encodes:
- a CDS encoding effector binding domain-containing protein, coding for MKYELVELKETMIAGFVARTSNSSPDMGAVIGGTWKKLFSEGGYSSIPNKTTGKTMGIYTDYEGDEHGEYTFMAGCAVDGDVPDGFDVRTLPAGKYAKFVVIGNMMTAVGEFWKELWKMGLDRTFVFDFEEYQNADPDNCEIHIYIGVKG
- a CDS encoding TfoX/Sxy family protein — its product is MPSDASTLESVKEILPEITSRKMMGEYLLYKDRVLFGGIYDNRLLLKITKSSATMLADFPSDFPYEGGGEMILFPQPYDGELLRNVVDAMVEELPRRKRSLRRTASLVHVRCMYCTRPEDKSTE